Proteins encoded by one window of Candidatus Methylomirabilota bacterium:
- the pdhA gene encoding pyruvate dehydrogenase (acetyl-transferring) E1 component subunit alpha: protein MLKLERKELVDLLRQMLLMRRFEEKCAEMYAMGKIGGFLHLYIGQEAVATGAISVLRPDDYVIASYREHGHALAKGCDPGKIMAELFGRADGLCKGKGGSMHLFDKANHFLGGHAIVAGQIPIGTGAAFASQYEGKDQVTLCFFGDAAVNQGVFHEALNLAALWHLPIVYICENNRYGMGTAVERATPVRELYRRAEAYGMPGEAVDGMDVLAVRECVGLAVERARRERLPSLIEAKTYRFRGHSMADPGTYRTKDEVEREKQRDPILLFRDHLMAEAVIKESDWKALEKEVRITVEAAVRYADASPEPPVEWLCTDVYVSER from the coding sequence CCGATTTGAGGAGAAGTGCGCGGAGATGTACGCTATGGGAAAGATCGGCGGCTTCCTCCATCTGTATATCGGTCAGGAGGCGGTGGCGACGGGCGCCATCTCAGTGTTGCGGCCGGATGACTACGTCATTGCCAGCTATCGGGAACACGGCCATGCCTTGGCCAAGGGTTGCGATCCGGGGAAGATTATGGCGGAGCTGTTCGGGCGGGCAGACGGCCTCTGTAAAGGTAAAGGTGGCTCCATGCACCTGTTCGACAAGGCCAATCACTTCCTGGGCGGGCATGCGATCGTGGCCGGGCAGATCCCGATCGGGACCGGCGCCGCCTTTGCGAGCCAGTACGAGGGAAAGGATCAGGTCACACTCTGCTTCTTTGGAGACGCTGCCGTCAACCAGGGGGTATTTCACGAGGCGCTCAATCTTGCGGCCCTGTGGCACCTACCGATCGTCTATATCTGCGAGAACAATCGCTACGGCATGGGTACGGCTGTAGAACGCGCTACCCCGGTCAGGGAGCTGTATCGGCGGGCTGAGGCATATGGAATGCCTGGCGAGGCGGTAGACGGGATGGACGTCCTGGCCGTTCGGGAGTGTGTAGGATTGGCTGTTGAACGGGCGCGACGAGAACGTCTCCCATCTCTGATTGAGGCTAAGACGTATCGATTCCGGGGGCACTCGATGGCGGATCCGGGGACCTACCGAACGAAAGATGAGGTCGAACGGGAAAAGCAACGCGACCCCATCCTGCTTTTCCGGGATCACCTCATGGCTGAGGCGGTGATCAAGGAGTCGGATTGGAAGGCGCTGGAAAAGGAGGTCCGAATCACGGTAGAGGCGGCGGTCCGGTACGCCGATGCCTCCCCGGAGCCGCCCGTGGAGTGGCTGTGTACCGACGTCTACGTCTCAGAGCGCTGA
- a CDS encoding pyruvate dehydrogenase complex E1 component subunit beta, whose protein sequence is MAIITYREALNQALREEMRRDPRVFLMGEEVGLYQGAYKVSQGLLEEFGSKRVIDTPISEAGFTGVGIGAAMVGLRPIVEMMTFNFALVAIDQIVNQAAKILYMSGGQYNVPMVIRGPGGPAHQLAAQHSQSMESYFYHVPGLKIVRPGTPKDAKGLLKSAIRDDDPVIFIESELLYGTKGEVPDGDYTIPLGVGEIKREGRDVTIVAYSTMLLLALQTAEELEKEGISAEVVDPRTLRPLDTALIMESVKKTNRAIVMESGAGFAGIGSGIGAIISEQAFDYLDAPVERVTGANAPTPYAKNLERAKIPSKERLIAAVKKVLAV, encoded by the coding sequence ATGGCGATCATTACCTATCGAGAGGCCCTGAATCAGGCGCTCCGCGAAGAGATGCGCCGGGACCCTCGTGTGTTCCTTATGGGGGAGGAGGTCGGCCTCTACCAGGGGGCCTATAAGGTCAGCCAAGGTCTGCTTGAGGAGTTCGGCTCCAAGCGGGTCATCGATACCCCGATCAGCGAGGCCGGATTTACCGGCGTCGGCATCGGCGCAGCCATGGTCGGCTTGCGACCGATTGTGGAGATGATGACCTTTAATTTCGCGCTGGTGGCGATCGATCAGATCGTCAATCAAGCGGCGAAGATCCTGTATATGTCCGGCGGCCAGTATAATGTCCCGATGGTCATTCGAGGTCCCGGCGGCCCGGCGCATCAATTGGCCGCTCAGCACTCCCAGAGCATGGAGTCGTATTTCTACCATGTTCCCGGTCTCAAGATTGTTCGTCCGGGGACTCCCAAGGATGCGAAGGGACTCCTCAAGAGTGCGATTCGGGACGATGATCCGGTCATCTTCATTGAGTCAGAGCTGCTGTACGGAACGAAGGGCGAGGTGCCGGATGGCGACTACACCATCCCACTCGGGGTCGGCGAAATCAAGCGAGAAGGGCGCGATGTTACTATTGTGGCCTACTCCACAATGCTCCTGCTGGCCTTACAGACGGCAGAGGAGCTGGAGAAGGAAGGAATCTCCGCGGAGGTAGTGGATCCGCGTACGCTCCGCCCACTGGATACTGCGCTTATCATGGAATCGGTCAAAAAGACCAATCGGGCTATTGTTATGGAGTCCGGCGCCGGGTTTGCCGGGATCGGGTCCGGGATCGGAGCCATCATTTCTGAACAGGCCTTTGATTACCTGGACGCGCCGGTAGAGCGGGTCACCGGCGCGAACGCTCCGACGCCATATGCGAAGAATCTGGAACGCGCCAAGATCCCGAGCAAGGAACGGCTGATAGCGGCGGTGAAGAAGGTCCTCGCCGTTTAG
- a CDS encoding 2-oxo acid dehydrogenase subunit E2, whose amino-acid sequence MAISVVMPRLSDTMEEGKILRWLKKEGDRVEGGEIIAEIQTDKADIEMEAFGSGTLRKILVGAGQSAPVGQPIGVIAEEDEDVSTMLSPITGVAGQAARPGEPEAPAPVPPTLQAVTPGRIKASPLAKRLARAQGIELSIVKGSGPGGRIIRRDVDAMMSATAAVGQRVPSISPAPPIAERAVAITVSTPSPEFEDRELSPMRRAIAKRVAQSTATVPHFYLTVEVAMDKATELRDAMQIQAPDLKATFTDIIIRAVVIALGRHAAVNASFTGDRIRVYSQVNLGIAVALEEGLINPVLRNCGEKSLVQIARESKSLVERARAQKLRPEEYTGATFTVSNLGMYEIDEFTAIINPPEAAILAIGRIQSKPVVMNGAVQIGQRMRMTLSCDHRAVDGVAGATFLQEVKWLLEHPFHLVL is encoded by the coding sequence ATGGCCATTTCTGTGGTCATGCCCCGGTTGAGCGATACCATGGAGGAGGGGAAGATCCTTCGATGGCTGAAGAAAGAGGGGGATCGCGTCGAGGGCGGTGAAATCATCGCTGAGATCCAGACCGACAAGGCCGATATTGAGATGGAAGCCTTTGGATCGGGTACGCTTCGGAAGATTCTTGTCGGGGCGGGTCAATCAGCGCCGGTCGGCCAGCCGATAGGGGTGATCGCGGAGGAGGATGAGGATGTTTCGACGATGCTATCTCCTATCACAGGCGTAGCAGGTCAAGCTGCGAGGCCGGGTGAGCCGGAGGCTCCTGCGCCAGTCCCTCCCACGCTTCAGGCGGTCACTCCAGGACGCATCAAAGCCTCACCTCTGGCGAAGAGGCTTGCGCGAGCGCAGGGGATCGAACTGTCGATAGTTAAGGGATCCGGCCCCGGCGGACGGATCATCCGCCGCGATGTGGATGCCATGATGTCAGCAACCGCCGCGGTCGGTCAGCGGGTGCCATCGATCTCGCCGGCGCCGCCGATTGCTGAGCGAGCCGTTGCGATTACCGTATCTACGCCATCGCCAGAGTTTGAGGATCGGGAGCTGTCCCCGATGCGTCGAGCGATTGCCAAGCGCGTGGCCCAGAGTACGGCGACTGTGCCCCACTTCTACCTGACGGTCGAGGTGGCAATGGACAAGGCGACGGAGTTGCGTGACGCGATGCAGATCCAGGCGCCGGACCTCAAGGCGACCTTCACCGACATCATTATCAGGGCCGTGGTGATTGCGCTGGGACGACATGCGGCGGTGAATGCATCATTCACGGGCGATCGGATTCGCGTCTACTCCCAAGTCAATCTCGGTATTGCGGTTGCTCTTGAAGAGGGATTAATCAACCCGGTGTTGCGCAACTGCGGTGAGAAAAGCCTGGTGCAAATCGCCAGAGAGTCGAAGAGTCTGGTCGAGCGAGCCAGGGCTCAGAAACTGAGGCCTGAAGAGTATACCGGAGCGACCTTCACTGTTTCGAACCTGGGCATGTATGAGATCGATGAGTTCACCGCGATCATCAACCCTCCAGAGGCCGCCATCCTGGCTATCGGCAGGATTCAGAGTAAGCCGGTCGTTATGAATGGAGCCGTACAGATCGGCCAGCGGATGCGAATGACGTTGTCGTGCGATCATCGGGCGGTAGATGGCGTGGCGGGAGCAACATTCCTTCAAGAGGTGAAGTGGCTGCTTGAGCATCCGTTTCACCTCGTTCTGTAA
- the lpdA gene encoding dihydrolipoyl dehydrogenase — translation MRSDERTFDLAVVGAGPGGYVASVRAAQLGMRVALVERDRLGGTCLNWGCIPTKALLQSSQVLSLMRRAGEFGIYADNLRADFGIAVKRSREKAERLSKGIEFLMRKNKVTVFSGEARFTAVKELEITDRDGGKTSGAIRAEKILLATGSRPRLLPDVTIDGKVVLTSTEAMLLNRAPASMIIIGAGAIGVEFADIYQAYGTAVTLVELLPAILPYEDEEIAALLHRALTKKGIKILTNTSVERVVVEAGKAKVRISSSGESQELLGETVLVAVGRMPNSEVGGLKELGVATRNGFVTVNEWMESSVPGIYAIGDLAGAPLLAHKASHDGIVAIEKMAKLDDVEPVDPRRIPSCTYCHPQVASIGLTEAKAKAKGYTIRVGRFPFSASGMAITLGETEGMVKVIADATHGEILGVHIIGAHATELIAEAGLAIALEATPEEIARSIHAHPTLSEAMGEAALAALGRALHV, via the coding sequence ATGAGGTCGGACGAGCGAACGTTTGATCTGGCGGTGGTTGGGGCGGGTCCCGGCGGCTATGTCGCATCGGTCCGCGCCGCGCAACTCGGGATGCGGGTGGCCCTGGTCGAGCGGGATCGCCTGGGTGGAACCTGCCTCAACTGGGGGTGCATCCCGACGAAGGCATTGCTTCAGAGTTCGCAGGTACTGTCCCTCATGCGCCGGGCGGGAGAGTTTGGGATTTACGCCGACAACCTCCGGGCGGACTTCGGCATCGCTGTCAAGCGTAGTCGCGAGAAAGCCGAGCGCCTGTCCAAGGGGATTGAGTTCCTGATGCGTAAGAATAAAGTCACCGTCTTCTCCGGGGAAGCCCGCTTCACCGCGGTCAAGGAACTCGAGATTACAGACAGGGACGGAGGAAAGACGAGTGGGGCGATCCGCGCCGAAAAGATCCTCTTGGCAACCGGATCGAGGCCCAGGCTGCTGCCGGACGTGACGATTGACGGCAAGGTTGTACTCACCAGCACCGAGGCTATGCTGCTCAACCGGGCCCCTGCCTCCATGATCATCATCGGCGCGGGAGCGATCGGCGTGGAGTTCGCCGACATCTATCAGGCCTATGGAACGGCTGTGACACTCGTTGAGCTGCTGCCGGCGATCCTCCCTTATGAGGATGAGGAAATTGCCGCGCTACTCCACCGCGCTTTGACCAAAAAGGGGATCAAGATCCTCACCAACACAAGCGTTGAGCGGGTAGTTGTTGAGGCAGGGAAGGCCAAGGTCAGGATATCGAGCAGCGGCGAGAGCCAAGAGCTGCTTGGCGAGACGGTCCTGGTGGCGGTTGGCAGGATGCCGAACTCCGAGGTGGGCGGTTTGAAAGAGCTGGGCGTTGCGACAAGGAATGGGTTTGTCACGGTTAACGAGTGGATGGAGTCCAGCGTCCCAGGCATCTATGCTATCGGCGATCTTGCTGGTGCGCCGCTCTTGGCCCACAAGGCCTCTCACGATGGGATCGTTGCGATCGAAAAGATGGCCAAGCTGGATGACGTGGAGCCAGTGGATCCCAGGAGAATCCCGAGTTGCACCTACTGTCACCCTCAAGTCGCCAGCATCGGTTTAACAGAGGCAAAGGCGAAGGCCAAGGGGTACACGATACGTGTCGGTCGGTTTCCCTTCAGCGCCAGCGGGATGGCGATTACCCTCGGCGAGACCGAAGGGATGGTCAAAGTAATCGCTGACGCGACGCATGGAGAGATCCTGGGGGTGCATATCATCGGCGCCCATGCCACCGAGCTGATTGCCGAGGCCGGGCTCGCGATTGCGTTGGAGGCCACGCCGGAGGAGATTGCCCGGTCGATCCATGCCCATCCGACGCTTTCCGAGGCGATGGGTGAGGCTGCCCTGGCCGCGCTTGGCCGGGCCCTCCACGTGTAA
- the lipB gene encoding lipoyl(octanoyl) transferase LipB encodes MKACSLINLGLVSYAEALTLQRRLATFRAEDRLGDVLLLVEHPPVITLGRAGRKAHLRVPESSLATLGVRFFDVERGGDMTYHGPGQLVGYPILNLADHGRDVHRYLRQLEEVLIVTISSFGITAGRSLGRTGVWVDDRKIASIGIHVGRWITRHGFALNVDVDLAPFKLIVPCGIQGAKVTSMARELSCPISMREVTAVLTERFKTEFGVSLLPTSLPELLSARRRAGMSDKDEAALVGGAR; translated from the coding sequence GTGAAGGCTTGCAGCCTAATCAACCTCGGACTTGTATCCTACGCCGAAGCGCTCACCCTGCAACGACGGTTGGCAACCTTTCGAGCTGAGGACCGCTTGGGAGATGTCCTGCTCCTCGTCGAGCATCCGCCGGTTATCACCCTTGGACGAGCTGGACGGAAGGCTCACCTCCGTGTACCGGAATCTTCCCTTGCTACGCTGGGAGTAAGGTTTTTTGACGTAGAGCGTGGTGGCGATATGACCTATCATGGCCCTGGCCAGTTAGTGGGATACCCGATTCTCAATCTGGCCGATCACGGTCGTGATGTGCATCGATACCTTCGGCAGCTCGAAGAGGTTCTCATCGTAACTATATCGAGCTTCGGGATCACGGCTGGTCGCTCACTCGGTCGAACGGGCGTCTGGGTCGACGATCGCAAAATCGCCTCGATAGGCATTCATGTCGGCCGTTGGATCACCCGCCATGGCTTCGCGCTGAACGTTGATGTGGACCTGGCGCCGTTTAAGCTGATCGTCCCCTGCGGTATCCAGGGCGCCAAGGTAACTAGTATGGCGCGGGAGTTATCCTGTCCGATCTCGATGCGTGAGGTAACGGCAGTTCTTACCGAACGTTTCAAGACTGAGTTCGGCGTATCGCTTCTGCCGACGTCGCTGCCTGAGCTTCTCAGTGCGAGGCGCCGCGCCGGCATGAGCGACAAGGATGAGGCGGCTCTCGTCGGGGGCGCGCGGTGA
- a CDS encoding response regulator — MMDSAPPPRGTILIVDDQEVNTMLVETVLALEGYEIISALDGERALELVAERPPDLILLDVIMPGMSGFEVCTRLKEDERTRLIPIVMVTSLSDLQDRIRGIEVGADDFLSKPFHPAELSARVRSLLKLKQITDELEDAEDVLCTLALSVEAKDAYTEGHCERLSLYSVALGRNLGLSQEQLKALHRGGYLHDVGKIAVPESILNKKAGLTEEESRIIQEHPVIGERICKPLKSLKFVLPIIRYHHERWDGCGYPDGLRGQEIPLTARIIQTVDIYDALITARPYKPQLDIHQVVSIMRQASEEGSCDPRLIDRFIGLLQSGETLVGLEKLRPRRP, encoded by the coding sequence GTGATGGACTCTGCGCCTCCCCCTCGCGGGACGATCTTGATTGTCGATGACCAGGAGGTCAACACTATGTTGGTCGAGACCGTCCTGGCCCTTGAGGGTTATGAGATTATCTCGGCATTGGATGGGGAGCGCGCCCTCGAACTGGTAGCAGAGCGGCCGCCCGATCTGATCCTGCTTGATGTCATCATGCCGGGTATGAGCGGGTTCGAGGTATGCACTCGGCTCAAGGAGGACGAACGCACCCGACTGATTCCCATCGTGATGGTAACCTCTCTGAGCGATCTGCAAGACAGAATTCGTGGAATTGAGGTTGGGGCCGACGACTTTTTGAGCAAGCCTTTTCACCCGGCGGAGTTGAGCGCGAGGGTACGATCCCTGCTGAAGCTCAAACAGATTACTGATGAGTTAGAAGATGCGGAGGACGTTTTGTGCACGTTGGCCCTGAGTGTCGAGGCCAAGGATGCCTATACAGAGGGACACTGCGAGCGATTGTCTCTGTACTCGGTAGCCCTCGGCCGGAATCTAGGCCTTTCCCAGGAGCAGTTGAAGGCGCTTCACCGCGGGGGCTATCTGCACGACGTGGGTAAGATTGCTGTTCCGGAATCGATTCTGAATAAAAAGGCGGGATTGACCGAGGAAGAATCGCGGATCATACAAGAACACCCGGTGATCGGAGAGCGGATCTGTAAGCCGCTCAAATCGCTGAAATTCGTCCTTCCGATCATTCGTTACCACCATGAACGGTGGGACGGCTGTGGGTATCCTGACGGCTTGAGGGGGCAGGAGATTCCGCTTACTGCGAGGATCATTCAGACCGTTGATATCTACGACGCGCTGATAACGGCTCGGCCCTATAAGCCCCAACTTGATATCCACCAGGTCGTTTCGATCATGCGACAGGCATCGGAGGAGGGTTCATGCGACCCCAGGTTAATAGACCGGTTTATCGGCTTGTTGCAGTCCGGTGAGACCTTGGTGGGTTTGGAAAAGCTGAGACCCCGGCGGCCTTAG
- the ccmA gene encoding heme ABC exporter ATP-binding protein CcmA produces the protein MAKVDGAGGHHEGVPAVEIKGLVKWYGVYPALRGVDLCVGPGEILALFGPNGAGKSTLLRIVAGLVRPTAGSVRIDGLEVGRNNDGVRRIVGVLAHGHQLYETLTGRENLLFAATMLGLDRPAERVAGVLAKVGLEAAAEGRVRTFSSGMKRRLALAKLMLREPQVMLLDEPFTNLDIQAMKLLEEFLMVSKTTGVTTLLATHNLTMGCAVADRMAVLEQGRVVFDAPRNEVSQESLRSLFTIHGESWGVE, from the coding sequence ATGGCGAAGGTTGACGGAGCAGGGGGGCACCACGAGGGTGTGCCGGCCGTCGAGATCAAGGGTCTGGTCAAGTGGTATGGCGTATATCCGGCGCTGCGAGGCGTTGACCTGTGCGTTGGCCCTGGAGAGATCCTGGCGCTGTTTGGCCCAAACGGAGCAGGAAAGAGTACCCTGCTGAGAATTGTGGCCGGATTAGTGCGCCCGACTGCCGGATCAGTGCGGATCGACGGACTCGAAGTAGGCAGGAACAACGATGGCGTCAGGCGTATTGTCGGTGTGCTTGCCCATGGTCATCAACTGTACGAGACTCTGACCGGGCGTGAAAACCTTCTATTTGCGGCAACCATGCTGGGGCTGGATCGTCCCGCCGAGCGAGTCGCGGGGGTTCTGGCGAAGGTCGGACTGGAGGCCGCGGCAGAGGGTCGGGTCAGGACATTCTCCAGCGGGATGAAGCGGCGTCTTGCCCTGGCAAAACTGATGCTCCGTGAGCCTCAGGTCATGTTGCTCGACGAGCCGTTCACTAATCTTGACATCCAGGCGATGAAGCTATTGGAAGAATTCCTTATGGTCTCAAAGACTACGGGTGTGACGACGTTGTTGGCTACTCATAACCTGACGATGGGATGTGCCGTAGCGGATCGCATGGCCGTCTTAGAGCAGGGGCGAGTAGTCTTTGACGCCCCACGGAACGAGGTGAGCCAGGAATCGTTGCGCTCTCTTTTTACGATTCATGGGGAGTCGTGGGGGGTCGAATGA
- a CDS encoding heme exporter protein CcmB yields MTFARMVLAIAWKDLVVEWRDRESITAMCFFAFLVLFLFNFALGGDQTLIRGAASGLLWLAFAFTAVLGLARSVQGELANDCLDGLLLYPAEREAIFLGKLCGSFSVILLVELISFPIFAVLYNMDIWSQLPKLLLITVPATLGFATAGTLLSTMTVGLRAREAMLPFLLFPMTIPLILSAVRGTEVILRREAFELAMPWLKLMAAFDVLFLVGSLLTFELLVEE; encoded by the coding sequence ATGACCTTTGCCCGAATGGTGCTGGCGATCGCATGGAAGGATCTGGTGGTGGAGTGGCGCGATCGGGAAAGCATCACCGCCATGTGTTTTTTCGCGTTCCTGGTCTTGTTCCTCTTCAACTTTGCGCTCGGCGGGGATCAGACACTGATCCGGGGAGCCGCATCCGGCCTATTGTGGTTGGCCTTTGCCTTCACCGCTGTGCTTGGCCTGGCTCGATCGGTTCAGGGCGAACTGGCGAATGACTGTCTGGACGGTCTGCTCCTGTATCCGGCCGAGCGGGAGGCGATTTTTCTGGGGAAACTGTGTGGCAGCTTCAGCGTGATCCTCCTGGTAGAGCTGATCAGCTTTCCCATCTTTGCGGTCCTGTACAACATGGACATCTGGTCGCAACTCCCCAAACTCCTGCTTATCACCGTGCCGGCGACGCTCGGATTCGCGACGGCCGGAACGTTGTTATCTACCATGACGGTGGGTCTGAGGGCGCGGGAGGCTATGCTGCCGTTTCTCCTGTTTCCCATGACGATCCCGTTGATATTGTCGGCTGTCAGGGGAACAGAGGTCATACTGCGACGTGAGGCATTCGAACTCGCCATGCCCTGGCTCAAGCTGATGGCGGCGTTTGATGTGTTGTTTCTTGTGGGATCCTTGCTGACATTTGAACTGCTGGTTGAGGAATAA
- the ccsA gene encoding cytochrome c biogenesis protein CcsA → MIRRQVERILGLGAALGLLVGLYAGFIYAPADAAQGEVQRLMYLHVPLILVSYLAFFVVFVASVLYLWRRHRQHDAIARSSAEIGVLFTALSIAVGSIWGRPTWGAWWTWDARLTTTAILLLMFLGYLMLRALVDDPLRGATFCAVLGIIGFLDVPIIHMSVVWWRTLHQPASILRPGPSMVAMDMQVALYSNVVAFGLLYVYLLIKRLQIEGAREELFRLQMELLG, encoded by the coding sequence ATGATCCGACGACAGGTCGAACGGATACTGGGTCTTGGTGCGGCCCTTGGATTGCTGGTCGGCCTGTATGCAGGTTTTATCTATGCGCCGGCCGATGCGGCGCAGGGAGAGGTGCAGCGGCTGATGTACCTGCATGTGCCTTTGATCCTTGTCAGCTATCTGGCCTTTTTTGTCGTGTTCGTCGCGAGTGTCCTGTATCTGTGGCGCCGTCACCGCCAGCATGATGCGATCGCCCGCTCGTCCGCTGAGATCGGGGTGCTCTTCACGGCCCTGTCGATCGCGGTCGGCTCTATATGGGGGAGACCGACCTGGGGGGCGTGGTGGACGTGGGATGCGCGGCTAACCACAACCGCCATCCTGCTATTGATGTTCCTCGGCTATCTGATGCTTCGGGCGCTGGTGGACGATCCGTTACGAGGGGCCACCTTCTGTGCGGTGCTGGGGATTATCGGCTTTCTCGATGTTCCGATCATCCACATGTCGGTCGTGTGGTGGCGCACCTTGCACCAGCCCGCGTCGATCCTGAGGCCTGGCCCATCGATGGTAGCCATGGACATGCAGGTGGCGCTGTATTCGAACGTTGTGGCCTTCGGCCTGCTGTACGTCTATCTCCTGATCAAGCGACTTCAGATCGAGGGAGCAAGAGAAGAGCTGTTCAGGCTGCAAATGGAATTACTGGGGTGA
- a CDS encoding cytochrome c maturation protein CcmE: MTKKTKLLLGGSIIVAALAYLINSGIREAAVYYITPSELKAKGDAVSDRSLRLGGMVVPGSLHWEPQTLKLTFRLTDGKEEVAVEHTGSPPDLFKEGAGAVVEGKCVKGGPFQSSMIMAKHSEEYHPPGKGQAQAEHIHRTSVTPRSTQ; encoded by the coding sequence ATGACGAAGAAGACCAAACTGCTATTGGGCGGAAGTATCATAGTGGCGGCCCTCGCGTACCTGATCAACAGCGGGATCCGCGAGGCTGCCGTTTATTATATCACGCCCTCTGAGTTGAAGGCGAAGGGCGACGCGGTATCCGATCGATCGTTGCGCCTCGGTGGGATGGTGGTACCGGGGTCGCTCCACTGGGAGCCGCAGACGCTGAAGCTGACATTCCGTCTGACAGACGGGAAGGAGGAGGTAGCGGTCGAGCATACGGGCTCTCCGCCTGACCTCTTCAAGGAAGGCGCTGGCGCGGTAGTCGAGGGGAAGTGTGTGAAGGGTGGTCCATTTCAGTCGAGCATGATTATGGCCAAGCACTCCGAAGAGTATCATCCGCCTGGGAAAGGGCAAGCCCAAGCGGAGCATATCCACCGAACATCAGTCACACCACGAAGCACACAATAA